Proteins encoded in a region of the Lemur catta isolate mLemCat1 chromosome 14, mLemCat1.pri, whole genome shotgun sequence genome:
- the GSTO1 gene encoding glutathione S-transferase omega-1: protein MSGVSARSLAKGSAPPGPVPEGLIRVYGMRFCPFAERTLLVLKAKGIPHEVININLKNKPEWLFKKNPAGLVPVLENSKGQLICESAITCEYLDEAYPGKKLLPEDPYEKACQKMVFELFSKVPSLAITFMRTQNKEDCAGLKEELRKEFSKLEEVLTNKKTTFFGGNSVSMIDYLVWPWFERLEALELNECVDRTPKLKLWMAAMREDPAVSALLLDVKTFKGFLDLYLQNSPEAYDYGL from the exons ATGTCCGGGGTCTCAGCCAGGAGCCTGGCGAAGG GAAGCGCGCCCCCGGGGCCGGTCCCGGAGGGCCTGATCCGCGTCTACGGCATGAGGTTCTGCCCGTTTGCTGAGAGGACGCTTCTAGTCCTGAAGGCCAAGGGAATCCC GCATGAAGTCATCAATATCAATCTGAAAAATAAGCCTGAGTGGCTCTTTAAGAAGAATCCCGCTGGTCTGGTGCCAGTGCTGGAAAACAGTAAGGGTCAACTGATCTGCGAATCTGCCATCACTTGTGAGTACCTGGATGAAGCATACCCAGGGAAGAAGCTGTTGCCAGAGGACCCCTATGAGAAAGCTTGTCAAAAGATGGTCTTTGAGTTATTTTCCAAG GTGCCATCTTTGGCAATAACTTTTATGAGAACGCAAAATAAGGAAGATTGCGCTGGCCTAAAAGAAGAATTGCGTAAAGAATTCAGCAAGCTAGAGGAG GTTCTGACTAATAAGAAGACAACCTTCTTTGGTGGCAATTCTGTGTCTATGATTGATTACCTCGTCTGGCCCTGGTTCGAACGGCTGGAAGCACTGGAGTTAAATGA GTGTGTAGACCGCACTCCAAAACTTAAGCTCTGGATGGCGGCCATGAGGGAAGATCCTGCCGTGTCAGCCCTCCTCCTTGATGTGAAGACCTTTAAAGGTTTCCTAGATCTCTACTTACAGAACAGCCCTGAGGCCTATGACTATGGACTCTGA